The DNA segment ATATTGGACTGACCGatataattactttatttccaAACTGTCTCGcagaatttcgattttttatagaTGTTTGAAGGTACCGTGGTTCTTGCTCCCTATGACTATTTCACTGTTATTTCTAAAGGAAGTTAGccctaataaaaaatataaaacaactgtttttatattaaccttttctttttctttgttaATGTTGgtctaacaattaaaataccaaatatttcGATTCTGTCATTAGcagaatttctattttttttttacaaatgtttGAAGCTTCAGTGCCGTTGCCCCGTATAAACATTTCCATAATATATTCAGCTGAAGTTAACACAAAGACAAAATATGGAATAtcaattcttttattattttctatataaataggctgcaaaagaaaatgttatatcTCATTGAATGTGGTTTGTGGTCCTGAAAAGGACCGATTGTAGAGTATACTAGGGCTTTGGCTGCCAGTTGAAGCCTTGCCTATTTAAGCACGCTCGCCGCGGATGCGTCGCGCTAATTGAATGTCCTTGGCATAATGGTGACACGTTTAGCATGAAGGGCACACAAGTTGGTATCTTCAAAGAGACCAACCAGATAGGCTTCGCTAGCTTCCTGCAGGGCCATAACCGCCGAGCTCTGGAATCGCAAGTCAGTCTTAAAGTCCTGAGCGATTTCACGCACCAGACGCTGGAAAGGCAGTTTGCGGATCAGAAGCTCGGTGCTCTTTTGGTAGCGACGGATCTCACGCAAGGCCACTGTTCCAGGGCGATAGCGGTGAGGCTTCTTCACACCTCCGGTCGCAGGGGCGCTCTTGCGAGCGGCCTTAGTAGCCAGTTGTTTGCGTGGAGCCTTTCCACCAGTCGATTTGCGTGCAGTTGGAATTAGTTCTTCAGTGACATTcggactgtgtgtgtgcagaatagtataaaacagtgaaaaatgaCTGGTCGTGGTAAAGGAGGCAAGGGATTGGGAAAAGGTGGTGCCAAGCGTCATCGCAAAGTGCTGCGTGATAACATCCAAGGTATCACGAAGCCTGCTATCCGCCGTTTGGCTCGTCGTGGCGGTGTGAAGCGCATATCTGGACTCATATACGAGGAAACGCGTGGTGTTCTGAAGGTTTTCTTGGAGAACGTAATTCGTGATGCCGTCACCTACACCGAACACGCTAAGAGAAAGACTGTTACAGCCATGGATGTTGTGTACGCTCTGAAGAGGCAAGGCCGCACCCTCTACGGATTCGgcggttaaaaaaaaagtcctGTACTTTTATTAAGCAATCGGTCCTTTTCAGGACCACCATTCACTTTTTAAAGGaggtacattttcaaaaaaaattttccttttattggTTGGGAATCCCAAGAATGACGTAGTACGCAATTACATCAAACTAAATGTCGATCGTTGATTGCTCTTTCAGGTAGACCAATGTGACAGTGTAGTGTGTATATATTGATAGATTCATAACATGGCTTTGTACAGACTGTACTGATTTCAGACACCGCGTGTATATCAACGCATCGTgaagtgcgaaaaataaaaaaactactttatataatagaaaatatgaaaaaccgtactgcatatataaataaaatatgaccattcttaaaataattttttgtataatttatttaatacaacaTAATAGTAACGTAGTtggaaattttttcaaatcttTGGTAACAATTTGGTCGTCCTGAAAAGGACGGTTTGATTGACGATTTTATGTACAAGTAGGTTTTCAGCTTTTGAAACGTTTAAGCCTTCTTCTCGGTCTTCTTGGGCAACAGAACAGCCTGAATATTAGGCAACACTCCACCTTGGGCAATAGTGACGCCGGAGAGCAGCTTGTTTAACTCCTCGTCGTTGCGGATGGCCAGCTGTAAATGACGCGGAATAATTCTAGTCTTCTTGTTGTCACGAGCAGCATTGCCTGCCAACTCGAGAACTTCAGCGGCCAGATATTCCATTACGGCTGCTAGGTAAACTGGAGCGCCTGCACCAACACGCTCGGCGTAGTTGCCCTTCCGGAGCAGACGGTGAATACGGCCCACAGGGAATTGAAGACCGGCACGGTTGGAGCGGGACTTTGCCTTTCCCTTCACTTTGCCACCTTTTCCACGTCCAGACATTTTGCTTTGCGTTTATTTCACTTAGTTCACTTTACACACGGTACACGAATGCTGGCCGAGCCCCGGCagggaaatatttatactttttcgTCTGCCAGCGCTTTCAGTTAGGGGTGGGTGACTTAGACCTGAAATGATTGCCcgtaaaaaagtataaaaatgaacGCGTTCGGAGCCCACATTATGATAAGTGAATTGTGTTTgtgaaaatataagtaaagtgAATAATGCCGCCGAAAACTAGTGGAAAGGCAGCCAAGAAGGCTGGCAAGGCTCAGAAGAACATCACCAAGAccgacaagaaaaagaagcgcaaGAGGAAGGAGAGCTATGCCATCTACATTTACAAGGTTCTCAAGCAGGTCCATCCTGACACCGGAATTTCATCTAAGGCGATGAGCATAATGAACAGCTTTGTAAATGATATTTTCGAGCGCATTGCTGCCGAGGCGTCTCGTCTGGCTCACTACAACAAGCGCTCGACCATCACCAGTCGAGAAATTCAAACGGCTGTTCGCCTGCTTCTGCCGGGAGAGTTGGCCAAGCATGCTGTCAGTGAGGGAACCAAGGCTGTCACCAAGTACACCAGCTCCAAATAATTTGTTCCTGCGAGTGCGGACAATAATCCAAAACGGCCCTTTTCAGGGCCACAATGTGTTTCAccaaagaaatgtatttttcaatatatcgTCGATTTCAACATATCCACCCATACTATGgggttaaaatttgtttagatatgtatattaaaaaaatcggaaactaaaactgaataCGCTCAACAAGCAACGTAATTCAATAACGAGAGACACTAcgcgttttattgttgttgccaataataatccaattttcaaaaagtatttaaatgaaagttttttcTCTTGCAACGAAACGTTGTAGCCCTGAAAAGGGCTTATTTAGACAAATTTCAGATCTTGAAATCCAAAATTTTGATTGCGAACATGTACCCACTACTGTACTTTTTCACAATTTACTTCTTGGCAGCCGTTGTCTTTGCTTTCGGCTTCTTGGCAGTAGCAGAAACCGCTGCTTTCTTCGCAGTCTTTTTGGGTTTGGCAGACGCCGCTGGCTTTGCCTTTGGggctttggctgctgcagccTTCGACTTCGCTGCGGTCGCTTTCGCCTTTGTTGCGGCGGGCTTCGACTTTACGATTCCAGTTTTCTTGGCATCCTTGGCTTTTGCCTTCTCGGTTTTCTTCTTCTCGGCAGTCTTTTTGGTGGCCACAGCCTTCTTAACCTTGGGCTTTTTGTCAGCAGCCCCAGCGGCCGTTTTTTTGGAGGAGGCACCAGTCTTCTTGGATGCTACCTTCttgctttccactttcttCTCAGCAGACAAAACCCTCGACTTCGCCTTCGGATCCTTATCCTTCTTGGCGGAGGCCGAAAGTTTAAATGATCCAGATGCACCCTTTCCCTTTGTTTGGATAAGCTTTCCATTGACCACGGCCGATTTTAGGTACTTCTTGATGAATGGAGCTAACTTTTGGGCGTCGCATTTATAAGTGgcagtaatatatttttttattgccagaaGTGATGAGCCGCCACGttcctttaaatttttaatcgaAGCGTCCACCATTTGCTGAGTTGGCGGATGTGACGGCGTCGCAGTGGCTTTCTTTGCCTTTGTGCCGGTAGATCCAGATgcctttttttgggccacCTTTTTCTCAACTGTCGCGGATGGGGCAGCCACTGGAGAAGCGGACGTTGCAACTGCAGAATCAGACATTTTTCTTCACTAAGAACACTTTTTTCTTCAGAAAATGGTCCGCGCGCTGTTGCCAACCTCCCTTGCTCGGATGAGAATCGAGGAGGAGAGCACTTTGACAATACGACTGCCAGCAGTCATTTACTATGTTGATGTTTGCTTgaagtgcaaacattttttgtaaatattaagtgtttaaaatctttaatgaaaataagttttaattgctctacattcttaaataattttttcttcactaTGAATTTTTCAATCGTTGATATATGGTTTTAGTGACCTTTTAATGTTGATTGAACTTGaatattcacatttttaactaaagcaatttataaaaaaacatgtttttaaattataaatcatgaaaataatttagtaattcccgattttttttacaacttCAACTTTCGACCTTtagaaaaacctaaaaaagaAGCGTATATTATTGATTGAGAtactttattaattgatttaagttGACAATGAACTACACAACAAGTTTGCTTTACGGCATCATTCAGCAATGGTTTTCGATGCTAAAAAATAcatctattttaaaaaataatgttattttaatattttcttaaaataataatgtgttTGCTTTAGTAGATTAGAGttttcatgcatttttataaataatttgtctaaaataaatcaatttccctGCCATATATCAGCCTTGATATAGTCATAATATGTCTTACAacgttttcattaaataaaaaatataaagcaatcttttttgtattatctcttttttttatatactagATATTGAATTTCCCAACGTAATTAACCAATTTCAAAACAGGTTTTTAcagaacttttattttttacagaCGGTTGAAGGCGCAGTTTCATTTGCCCAGTACGACCTCTTCAATATTCCCAAATTACGTTAAAACcaagaacaaattttaaataacaatcTTGATGTTATAGTCTTTTGTTACTTTCTAAATATTGGACTGACCGatataattactttatttccaAACTGTCTCGcagaatttcgattttttatagaTGTTTGAAGGTACCGTGGTTCTTGCTCCCTATGACTATTTCACTGGTATTTCTAAAGGAAGTTAGccctaataaaaaatataaaacaactgtttttatattaaccttttctttttttttgttaatgttggtctaacaattaaaataccaaatatttcGATTCTGTCATTAGcagaatttctattttttttttacaaatgtttGAAGCTTCAGTGCCGTTGCCCCGTATAAACATTTCCATAATATATTCAGCTGAAGTTAACACAAAGACAAAATATGGAATAtcaattcttttattattttctatataaataggctgcaaaagaaaatgttatatcTCATTGAATGTGGTTTGTGGTCCTGAAAAGGACCGATTGTAGAGTATACTAGGGCTTTGGCTGCCAGTTGAAGCCTTGCCTATTTAAGCACGCTCGCCGCGGATGCGTCGCGCTAATTGAATGTCCTTGGGCATAATGGTGACACGTTTAGCATGAATGGCACACAAGTTGGTATCTTCAAAGAGACCAACCAGATAGGCTTCGCTAGCTTCCTGCAGGGCCATAACCGCCGAGCTCTGGAATCGCAAGTCAGTCTTAAAGTCCTGAGCGATTTCACGCACCAGACGCTGGAAAGGCAGTTTGCGGATCAGAAGCTCGGTGCTCTTTTGGTAGCGACGGATCTCACGCAAGGCCACTGTTCCAGGGCGATAGCGGTGAGGCTTCTTCACACCTCCGGTCGCAGGGGCGCTCTTGCGAGCGGCCTTAGTAGCCAGTTGTTTGCGTGGAGCCTTTCCACCAGTCGATTTGCGTGCAGTTTGCTTGGTACGAGCCATTTCCGATTTGAGTTTCACCACAGTTCACGTTCACTACTTCACGTTTCAAAACACAATAAACGATCAGAGCATTTGCTACCTACTTATATAGCAAGCGTGGATGgtgagaaagagaaagggaaaCAGAGGCCATCTCATTTGACGAGCGAGGAACGAAACGAACATATCGTTCGTACTCTCTCGGGTTTTTGGCGTTTTACGTATAAATAGAGGCACACAGAAAATGTTGGAATTAGTTCTTCAGTGACATTcggactgtgtgtgtgcagaatagtataaaacagtgaaaaatgaCTGGTCGTGGTAAAGGAGGCAAGGGATTGGGAAAAGGTGGTGCCAAGCGTCATCGCAAAGTGCTGCGTGATAACATCCAAGGTATCACGAAGCCTGCTATCCGCCGTTTGGCTCGTCGTGGCGGTGTGAAGCGCATATCTGGACTCATATACGAGGAAACGCGTGGTGTTCTGAAGGTTTTCTTGGAGAACGTAATTCGTGATGCCGTCACCTACACCGAACACGCTAAGAGAAAGACTGTTACAGCCATGGATGTTGTGTACGCTCTGAAGAGGCAAGGCC comes from the Drosophila teissieri strain GT53w unplaced genomic scaffold, Prin_Dtei_1.1 Segkk83_quiver_pilon_scaf, whole genome shotgun sequence genome and includes:
- the LOC122625822 gene encoding histone H2A; translation: MSGRGKGGKVKGKAKSRSNRAGLQFPVGRIHRLLRKGNYAERVGAGAPVYLAAVMEYLAAEVLELAGNAARDNKKTRIIPRHLQLAIRNDEELNKLLSGVTIAQGGVLPNIQAVLLPKKTEKKA
- the LOC122625820 gene encoding histone H3, translated to MARTKQTARKSTGGKAPRKQLATKAARKSAPATGGVKKPHRYRPGTVALREIRRYQKSTELLIRKLPFQRLVREIAQDFKTDLRFQSSAVMALQEASEAYLVGLFEDTNLCAIHAKRVTIMPKDIQLARRIRGERA
- the LOC122625818 gene encoding histone H1; its protein translation is MSDSAVATSASPVAAPSATVEKKVAQKKASGSTGTKAKKATATPSHPPTQQMVDASIKNLKERGGSSLLAIKKYITATYKCDAQKLAPFIKKYLKSAVVNGKLIQTKGKGASGSFKLSASAKKDKDPKAKSRVLSAEKKVESKKVASKKTGASSKKTAAGAADKKPKVKKAVATKKTAEKKKTEKAKAKDAKKTGIVKSKPAATKAKATAAKSKAAAAKAPKAKPAASAKPKKTAKKAAVSATAKKPKAKTTAAKK
- the LOC122625825 gene encoding histone H2B, whose product is MPPKTSGKAAKKAGKAQKNITKTDKKKKRKRKESYAIYIYKVLKQVHPDTGISSKAMSIMNSFVNDIFERIAAEASRLAHYNKRSTITSREIQTAVRLLLPGELAKHAVSEGTKAVTKYTSSK